The Verrucomicrobiia bacterium DNA window ATTCGTTTTGTCATTAACATCGGTTACGACCGTTTTTATAAAGAGCGTCTTGCCGGCGATATCAGACCCCCTCCCAATTGAGAGATTGTTGATTTGACCTATTCCGAGCTCGACATCGTTCAGCTTAACGAGTGAGCTTCCCAGTTGAGCCTCCCCAATTATTACGCTCAATGTTACTTTTCCGCTCGCTACTTCGTAAATGGTATCCAACTTAATAACCAATTGTTCACCTCCTTACTGGCTCGCTTCCCACGGCCATCTCATATTCAGAATGTAGCAATGTCGCCTTTTGAGGTTGAGTGACTGAATCACGTCTTTACTTTCTCAATGAATCTGGAAAGGGTAACATTAGAAGCCACCTTCGGCAATCCCGTTCAGGATTTGCTCAACCTCGTATCTCGGTTCGTCGAATTCACCATGCCGAGTGGAAAAAGTGGCTGCAACTGGTTCTGCAAAATCAACGTGTTTTTCGAAATCTGTCCTGAGACCAAGTAATGGGACTCGTTTATTAGGACTTTCGAGATGATCGGCCACATAGGTGAGCAAGGAACTGGGATATATCTTAATGCTATCTCGCTCCTCGTTCTTTGGATTGAGCATATAGATACGGAAATCTTTTTTAGAAACAGCCCATCGTCGGTCAAGATAGAATGCCTCTTGCGTTCGCCTGATCGATAAGGCAGGGGCCATAAATTGTACAGAGGCGAGCTTGACGTTTGGGCTTTGCTTAAGGAGACCGGAGAGGACGTTTTGATAAAGCCAACCCAAATAAATACTGCCAGCACTATGGCCGATAAGATGAAGTTTAAACTTTGCGGACGGAGTCTCCTTCATCACGCCCAAGAGATTCTGTACAAAAAGATTCGCCCCACCGTTTTTAGAAGCGGAGCCTTCGGCGCGTCCTTTCATTTCATCCCAAAAGACCTCCCTGGCAATAGGAGCCAGTTTTTTCCCGAAGTATTTCTGACTGTCCCGAATGATAGTACCCGTCCCCTTTTTGATGTTTTCCCACACGTCGTGAAAGCTGAACTTGGTTGGACCGGATGCGTCATCATCACTCCGCAGCCACCCTAACACTGACTCAGATATTCCCGTTTCCCATATGAAAAAGTAAGAGACAATACTTCTCTCGTTGCAAAACCCCCACAGGCGATTGGCCGTCTGAAGCGATGTAGCCTCCGAATTCAGTCCGCCGTGGGCGTACAACACAATGTGTCGGTAACCATCGGCGAGTTCCTTGGATCCCATCACCTTTCGAGCCATATCCGGGAGTTCTTCCTCTCGCGTTATCAGCCTCCCGCCAGTTGAAAGCTCCCCTCGGTCGCCCGTATTGATTAAGTAAGGAAGAAGCAGGGGGTTTATGCCCAACCCTGTAACCACTGTCCCGGCCTTGCTTTCTTCGGCTCTGCCCACAAAACCAACTGTAAAAATTCTCGGTTCACCTTTGGAATCAAGCGTTTGGGGGCCCAATCGGGCAACCCAGGCATCCTGTCGGTTCTCGAACCAGTCATCGTAACTGAGGAGCGCGCGTCCGTTGGCCCCCCAGCTTGGCCCCCATGAATTTTGGATTATAAACCCCTCTGGAGTGTATCCAACGATGGCAAAGGCATGCAGACCTTGTTTCCCGCTTTGGCGACGGATCTGCTTGAACGTACCCTTTGCGTCCAACAGATTCTCGTTCTGCCATCCCGAGTGAACCCAGGCGGAAGCCAGCACCGCGTCCGCCTCGGTTATGGCCGCTTGAACATGGCTCACGTCGCTGTCGAGAATCCGGTAGTAAGCGCCGATGGGCCGCCGGGCGGCATCCCTGGCTCGTTCAGGGGTGAACTCCTGGTCAATTACCGACTTTCTGCCGCGTTTGACCCTATACGGCCACAAATCTTCCGTGGCGACTCCGTGTTTGTGCCACCCCTTCATTGCTCCGCGCAGGCTTGTCCCTTCGTAGTTTTCACCCTGCCATTCGTCATATCGTCTCCCCATCTCGTAGAGCATTCTTGCGCTCACTTGTTCGGGTTTGGAGCCGTGTTCGTTCTTGGGCAAGCTGAGGAAGCGGCGGTGTAGAGAGACGTTTATTACTGTCCCGAGTGCGAAGCCGACACATGCCCCTTCATTTCCTTGGTCAAGGATTGGGACCTGTTCTGGGGGAATAAGAGAAGGGGCAAGTAGGGCAAGGAAGGGCTCGTAAACGTAGATATAATCCCGTGTATCTGTATCATCAGCTCGAACATCAAGAGTCCGGAGGGACGCTGGAAGCGTTCTGCTTGATAATATGAAGCTTGGCATTTTCCTCTTTTGTGATAATTAATACACCGCTACGATGATCATCTCATAAGGCAAATCCCAATCCAGGGCCTCCGGACGGGTCTGACGGTTGTCGATTCTCCAGTCAATAAGTTTCAAGCTGATTCTGGGTATTCCAAGCACGTGGAGCCGGTCACCCGGCTTTAGGTCTTTAACTTTTAACTCGGGAGGAGAGTCTTTGATGAAAACCATCCTCCGATTGTACACCAGCATTTCTTCATCTAGATCCAAAACGGAAGCCATAACAAATCTCCCGTCGTCTACAACCTTTTGCTCTCCCGTAATTTCCATAATGAACTCGACGTAATTGTAGCCGGCCATAGAGGTCGTAATGGTCGTGGTTTTCTTTGAAGCATTGACCGAAAGATGGCATTTTATACTTTCGTACTTCGAAAAAGCGTCCTCGGCATTCTTGGTTTTGAACCCTTTGATTTTTTTGAGACTGCCCAGCAAGGAAGTGCCTTCGAGAGAGGTCACCGGATGGATTTCGAAAACATGGTCGGGGTTGGTAGTCGCGAACGGTTCCAGTGATGCTCCCTGAATCTGATGAGAGCTTCCGGCATGTTCGCACCAAATTCTCCATGCGCCGGAAGTCTTGGCAGGAGTACCCGTTCCTTCGAGGTTGTGAACGAGATCGACGGACGGTTTCTCAAACTTTGCGTTCATGATCTCGGCAACCACCGGGAGCTCAATTTCTGGCGCTCTACCGGCGACATGCATATCCCCGTCCTTACTTGGCGAATTCGGCTTTGCATGGGCCTTGTCGACAGTGAATGTAGCTTCAATCGTGGCCCGGTCTTTGTACTCGTCGATAAACTTATTTTTCAAGGTGATTTCTATCTGAGCAGACGATACGGACGGAAGAAAGAATATCGTGACCAGAATCGACAACAAGATCGAAGCCAGCCACTTTCTGTTTCTAACGGTTTTTATCGCTTCGCCGAATTTCATCGAAAGTCCTCCTCGTGAGTGGTTAGCTATAATTCATGAGATAGCGTTATCTAGATAATAGATTTCTTTTCAACATAACTGCTTGCCGGAGATTAGGCTGAATTTTGAGAACTGAGTCAGCCAACCGTACCGCGTTTGTCGTGTCCCCAATTGCGGCATTCGCCTTGGCAAATTTCAATAAGACATCTGGATTCGCGGTTGGACGTTGCTCCAATTGCCTTAGATTAGTCTTAAGGGTATTGCGGGTCACCGAATCGCGGGGGTTGGCCTCAGCCTCTCCGGTCTGTTTTTCAACTTCCAGGACACCATCGCTATAACTGATTTTCTGGATGCTTGGATACCCGATCATTGCTATGGGCAGAAGGAAAAATGCAAGGAGGCTCTTGAGGGACCGTTTATGGATCGCGTAGTACACCAGAATGAAAAGCAGTACCGCAAACAGCACAGCCCCTAAAACCAGCAGAACCTTTTCGTGGAAAAGTAAACCGTCAAACGACGACAAAATCCCCACCTTTTTGCTTTTTTCGGGTTTTTGAAAGTTTTTCCGACGAGAATTGACGCACCTACCCGTTCCTCCTATATCAACTTCTGTGTGCGACTAAAACCAGAGGTTCTGACAGCAAATAGTGGGGTTCCAAGTATTGCTGCCACCCCTTATCCTGCTTCGGAATGTCAAAATAGTTTTGGCCATTTTCCTTGTCAACCCCTTTTTTTAAAAGATGAAAGAATCCTGGCTAAATATTTGTGACAGCATTATGACAAGTTATCTTTTTCACAAGCGTTATTTTTCTTGACAAGCTCTTTTCAGGCAAGGTATCTTCTGGTCAAGTATTGGACGAACGATGGCTACGAACGATCGTGATTATTTCGTAGCGGATCGAATCGACAACCTTGCAGGACAACCCGCTAACGAAAACTGCCAAAGGCGTTGTAATTTAGCTTTTTGAGTTTTTAAAGCCGGCCACAGATGAGCCGGCTTTTTTATTGTAAAACCCTTACTACCCACAGAGGAGGTGAGAAAGAATGAAAAGAATTTTCGCAATCGTCCTGCTGGCTGTCTTTTTCGTTAGCTTTGGGGCGGGGTATTTCCTCTCGGTTCCTAAAGCCTGGGCCTGCGGCCCGCCATGTAACTGCACGCCGCAAAACTGCAGTGGAGATTGCATAGCAACTGGGTGCAGCGGTACGTGCACGAGATGCCTGTAATGATTGATTAAAACGCCCTCCTTCTCTAAAGCCGGAGAAGGGGGGCGGAACCATTACCTCAAATCTCTTGGATCAATTCTGCCTGAAAAGACGAGTTGACCAACATCGTTGATGGGAGGAAAGAACATGTCGGAAAATCTTCGAATCTCCAAAAAGACCATCGCCTTCATGCTTGTCGGAGTTCTAATAGCAGCTTTTTTGGGTATTGTCGCCGGAAGCTATTTTTTTAAGGTCCGATCCGCCGAGGCGCTAAAATCAGATCCAGTTCTTCGGTTGAGGATTGGTCAATACTTTCCAGAATTTAGGTTTACAGGTCTAGTCAGTGGGCAGCCAGATTTGTACCAATCTCTGGCCGGTAGGAAGTCAGTGGTCATCTTCTTAACCACAGATTGCGAGGATTGCGTTCAGGCCGTCAGTCGTTGGGATAGTATGTATCCCAGTATCAGTCACGAGTATCAGGTGTTCGGCGTTTCGTACGAAACTATAGATCGGATGAATGCTTACCGAGCCGGGAAGGGCATAAAATTCCCCTTGTATAACGACCCAAACGGGAAATTCACCGCGGAACACCATGTTGAGCATTTTCCGACGATTGTAGGGATAAATGAAAAAAGGGAAATCGTTTTTATTGGTTTTAGTACCCGTTCTGAGGAGTCGGTGGGAAATTATTTGAAACTTCTGTAGCGCGCTCTTAAGGTGCTAAGGCGAACTTGAAAAGATAGCAACGAGCATAGTTTTGATATATTCCTTGCTCATATTGATTGTGCTCTCATCAGTATCCGTATAAACTATGTTCATATATAAAATGATATCGACGAGACTATAAATACCGTCCTTGTTAATATCGAATCCCGCTGTTGGTCTCACAAAGCAGTTCGTGACAATAGAAAACGAAGCGTCTGACGCGTCGGAACTGACATTGCCCGCTGCATCGGAGACGATGACTTTAATTTTTGCGTTGCTGCTGTTCGCCGAACCTCCTGGAGTCCAATCATAGGAACCCGGATTCCCCGTAAGGTTGGCTAGCTGTAGCTCATAAGATACCCCACCATTTGTTCTGTCCAACCATACTTCCACTGTGGTTATTCCAACGTTATCTGAAGCATCCCAAGTTATTGTATAGGGGCAAGGTCTTGGCACCGACTCGCCCCCATTTGGGTCTGTAACTGTAACTAATGGAGAAATCGGGTCAACCGTTATCACTCCTTTCACAAAATTGACGGGGACGTCTCGGTCATTATTATTAACGAAACCCGTTTTGCCGAGAGCTATTTTCCCGGTATCCAGAACAATTCTTCCCGAATCTGTGTTAACCGTATCAAACTCAAATTCAAAAAACGCCTTGCGGGTAAGATTGGGGGGTTCAAGTGAAGCTGGATTGTCGGTTTCGAAAAAAGCGGCGATCGTGAAAGAATCGGGTGATACGCTATTGTATTTATTGGTGGCAAAAATAGACATTCCCTGCAAAGTCGAGGTTAGCCGTCGAACCGCGCCGCCGACGGTATCCTTACGGGGATACCCCAACGTCATATAAGCGTTGCCCGTCAGGGTCTTTTCAACGAGGGCAACTACAACACCTGTCAGTGAGTCCTTATTTGTAATGTAAACGCGCACAACAACTGCAGGATTTCCAATCCCAGGTTTGACCGACCTGGACTCAATAATAACCGAGTCGCGAGGGTCGGGCGTTGAAAAGCTGGTGGAATATCCTAAGACGACGAGAGCGATTCCCTTACGGAATATTCTGTAAAAGTTTTTCATTATCCACTCCATCTCATCCGGTTTAGCAAGGTGGAAATGCGCCTTGAAAGACCATTTGCAGAAACAATACAGCATCGGCTGGACTGGCCCAGTTGTCGCAATTAATGTCTGCCATTAAGTGATAATCGCCGTAGGGTGGAGGCGCGATATCCGAGAAAATAATTTTAAGCAAAAGTACAACGTCAGCTGGCGTATGAATACCATTGGCATCCACGTCCCCTCGCAGACAGGTGGGCTTGCCGGGTCCCATAGAGCTTTTAACGAAATTCTCCGCCGGGTCGGTAATCCTTAGAAATAGACACTCGTCGCAATCCGTTGTTGGCATCCCGGGATTTCCTGCCCGCCCAACGTTGTTGGGAACCCCATAAAAAACGGAATCGGCCAAAGTGGAATAGCTGCCATATCCTGCGTGGCGGGAGTCAGCCCCCACAGACCCGCCGGAAGGAATAATTGTCCAGGTGTAGGTCAAAGGGTCATTGTCCGGGTCGGTTGCAGTAACCTTTACAAAATCACCTCCCCAGTTGAGAGGTCCGAGCCCAATGCCGGAGTCGGAAGGGAAAAAGCAGGTCCATTCCGGATGTACGAACCTTGGAAATTGGGTAATGGTGGGACTATGGTTGCGTAAGGTCGTATCAACGAACACCGTGAAAGAATCTATATCTACGGCATCTCCATAGAGCGAAGTTGAGGTTATCTTGACTTTATAGGTCCCGCTGTCGTTCGCCCCCACCACCCACAGCCCTCCGTAACTCGACTTGGGCGGTATTTCCACGTTGTTCGACACGGTTTGAACCAAAGTGTTTTGCGGCATTTTAAACACTTGTTCCGTAATCCGTACATAGTCGGTAAAATGATGCCACCAATTTACGGCATTGCCGGTACCCGAATCTCCTCTGGCTATGTATTTGAAACTATCAACGTATGCCTCCACCCCAATCGAAAACCGCCGTATCCCCGTCGTCGGCCCCCAAGTTTCCGTCACGAAAATATCATGCAAATTCGCCAACGGATACTGGTTGTTCGGGCAGCCCGGATTCCCGCCGCAGTGATCAACCCAGGCCCCGTGCTCGGCCTCGATGGCGTTGGGATAGTTCAATAGCGAATCCACTGTTCCAATCCCGCCCCAGCTTCCGACCAAAACCAGCGTATCCGAGCTGTTCATATAGGCCGGCCAAAATTTATAAACCATCCCGTTGTTAGAATCCAAAATCCAAAGCATCCCGTGATTATCCACCGTCGCTGAGGACAAAAAATAATTGGCCAATGCTTGCCCGGTAAAAACCAGCCAGTCAAAATCAAGCCGCACCGCTTTTTCCACAACAAGCTCGTTTGTGTAAAGCGCCGTATTGTTCATCTGCAGCCAATAAATATCCCCGTTCCCCTGGCTGACCACGTATAGATGGTTTTTCAGCATACCGGTGGTTTTATCCCAAGCATAGGCAACGGCCGTCGGCTTATTAAATTGAAAACGGGTTTCCGTGGGACCCGGAAAAACTCGCCCTCCCGGAAAGATTACTATCCGGTTATTTCCATAATCCGCCACCGCGTACATTTGCGCTACCAAGTTGGGATTAACGGAACCCTGAACTTTATACTCCACTTCATCAATCCCCCTCGGTTCTTTCAAAGGCGTGCCTTCGCCCAGCGAGTCAAAGCGCACAAATTGCACGTTCAACACATCGCATGCATCCACGGTGTAAACATGAGTTCGGTTGTTGTAAGCGTCCGATACATAAACCCCGCCCGTCCACCCGAATGCAATCCCTCGCGGACTGGCAAACTGAAAAGAATTGGTGCCATGTTCCCCCTGCCAAGCCATATCTTCCCCACCGCCATCTTTTTTATAGACCCAGCACCGGTCCCAATTGGCGTCGGCCACACCAATTAACTCTATATTTCCTTGCGTGCAGGTGGGGTCGTCGTTGTAAACGAACGCTGAAACCCCGTACGGGCGAGAAAATATCTGCGTATTGAAGCGTGCCTGGCTGGTCTGCGAGTTCATTCGAGAATACGCAGGAACCAAGTTTTTTGGTAATAAAAGCTTGGAACTGAAAGAGGGTAGGGTTTGGGCAAAAAGTAAGCTATCCCATAATAAGAAAGCAAAAAAATATAGAACAATCTTGTTCATAATTTCACCTCTAATACTCCAATCAACAACTTTTCGCTTTTCCAAATTCTATTTTCACCGTTCTTTAGGTTTTGGAAGGGATTTTCTTGACTTCTCCCACAATTGATATTCCCTTCCGTTCCAACGATAAATTTTGGTCTCTTGAACGAACTCGGTATTTTGATAGGTTGAATCCATTGGAATCTCTAAACGCGACGACTCAATCACTTCGGCAATGCCATCACTGTCCATATCTTTAAAATAAATATCATTTCCTCCAATGGACGAATGTTCTTTGCCATCGTCGTCAAAAGGCAACAATACCGCTTCTCTTCCGTCCCAAGTATATATCTGTGCGCCAACGATGCTTCTATGTGGAAAAAATAACACGATTTCGTGTTTCCCGTCCTTGTTAAGGTCGTCAACAGTGTCAATTGAAGCGCCGGTCGAGGGCAAAAGCTGGCTTTCCCATTTGATGTGTTTTTTTCCTGTAGCGTCTCCTTTTAGAATCACGAACTTAGCGTCTTCAACTCCTCGATAAAATACAACATCCCATTCTTGATCTGTAGAATCTAACTGCCCATTCCAATATGTTTCGACGCGAAGCTCAGCTGTAGGAGTCAACGGCCCCTTACCTTCAGCTTTAAGCTTTTCTTTCTGAGCTTCGTTTCGGCTACGAAGGTCCTGGGGTGCATATTTAAGCAATTCGCTCACAATTACCCTAACCTCTTCGGTAGACGCCGGAACATGTTGTTTAGGTTTTTTACTGCGCGCGATAGAAGAAAATAAAATGGTAAAGAATAAGCCGAAGATGATCAAAATGCTAATTGAACGATCTCTAATCTTCATTTAGTTCTCCCAATAAGAGGTTACCACGGCTCATAACCCGAAACTTTTCCCCAAACGAAATCTACATAGTTTTGAGCTGAGCTCCATATAAAAGTGCCATCTGAATTTTGTGGCGCACCCTTTCCTCCATTGTACTTCCCTAACGCTGTTTTCCACTGCAAGTTCCAGTCGCTAAATGATGTTCCGTAGTAGTCCCTCAAGTATCTTACCCACTTGGCACCGAAGGTGAGTCCCAATCGATCATTTGTGAACATTCGTTGTGGATTTAAATTGCCATAGCCAATATGGCTAGCTTCATCTGCAGCCGTTACGTATGTCATATGAAGTAGACCATAGCTCGCTGCGACCACAACTTGGGCGGTAAAATCGCTACCAGGTCTCGTTTCCCAGCCCAGATTTGGATTCTGGTCCCATAAATCCCAAGCAGAAATACCGAGTCCATCGCCTGTATGTATATCCGAAATAACCACGTCAGGAGATGAGCGGTATTGCAAAGTAGTGTATTGGTTTTCGGGAAGAAATTGTATGGAGTCTCCATCGAACAGGAAAATGAAGCCGGATGAATTTTTACCAGCCAGAACATATCTTTTGTAAGGATCGCTCGTAAGTTTCCAAAGATGTCCCGAACCCTGCAAGCTATTCTCGTCAATGTTTTTCAATTCGTAACGATATCCTTTGTCTGCAAGATCAAATTTGCTCTCTTGATCAACTTGTGCTTTCAATATTTGAGGCGGAATCCAAAACTCATTGGCCACGTCAATAATAAGACCGTCAAGTGAGTTGTTGGTGTTACCCAAACCGATGGGGCGTTTTACGTCAATTTCGGCTGTGCATTTTCTCTGTTTACCACTCAATTCCGCCGCTCTCGCAGAACTCTTTTGTATATGAGCACCCACAATCTCGATATAAGAGCCATCGGAATTTTGATAAACTTGGTAAAGCCCACCCTTTAATAACCATACAGAAGGGACGTCTCCGACATCGGAGCGACCACTTGAAGGCTCGACGGCGATATGAGCGGTATCCACATTAACAACCTTCAAGCGTAATGTATCACCAAATAGCAACGGAATCGATGGCCCAGCAGCTGTTACAAAGGTCGGTAATGGTCCTAGGCTGAATAGCCGTTTAGAAATGACACCTACGTCCTGCTCATTTTCACAGACATGGTAAAAGACCTGATAGTTTCCGGGGGAAAGCGTGGAAATATCTGCTTGGAGTGTGGTATCTTTGACGATTGGTGAAGATTGGAAGTTTTCAAGTTTAACGGTATCGCCCACGAGAATGACCTCTTCATTACGCATTATACTCATATAAGCGAAAAGGGAGTCGTTGGCTGGAACTTCAACTCCTGATAGCTGTCCGGAGAGTACGGGTCCACATTGCTCTGGGCCGGTGGCATCACCTTTTCTATTTGGTATTTGTGCACAACCAATTGCAATAACCAGAGTACCAGTCAAGATAAGTTGACACTTCGTGAAATTACCCACTAAAACTTTGCTCTCCCCCCAAATACTTATACGCCTGCTTTAGCGATTTTATTGGCTTGGTTAACCTTGCGGTTTTCATCCTGCCCTGTCTGCCTCCCCTAACTTCCCCGCCTTTTATTCGGAGTCGCTTGGGGCTTTAGATCGTTTCGGTGAACTCCCGGTCTTTAACCTACTCAGTTCTGGCTCGCTGACCGCTCAAAAGGTAAAGTACCCTCTCTTTTATCGTGGATTCACATAATCCACTCAATCCGTGACAATAAATGGCCACTCCTCCCTCGTTGTCAAGGAAAATTTTAAGAAATTTTTTTGGCATTGGATTTGCTTTGACCTTCAAATTCGAGAATAAGGTTCTTGACCCCTCCTTAATAAAAGCGTTGATTGAGGGCCGTGAGGAAGGTATCCAACTTAAAAATGCCCAAGGAACTGGATGAGGGGGACGGCATATTGAAAGGCCAAATTCTTACAAAAAAGACCCTATATCTGATTTTCGTTTTTGCCATATTTTGCCGCCTGCTATACCTTTCGCAGATTTACGACAATCCCACGTTCAAGTATCCAACCTTGGACGCCCGTTACCACGATGAATGGGCGCAGGCCGTGGCCCAAGGCCACTTGACCCAGCCCCAGGCCTTTTTCCGCGCTCCGCTCTATCCCTACCTATTAGGGGGGGCCTATTATGTTTTTGGCCACAATTACCTTGCCCCCCGCATCGTGCAATATCTCCTCGGGGCGATTGGCGTGGTCTTGCTGGCGCTTTTGGCCGCCCGGCTGTTTGGGAAAAAGCTGGGCATCGTTAGCGGGCTCGTTTTTGCGACTTATGCCAGCGTTATCTATTTCGAAGGGGAACTGTTGCTCGACTTTCTCCTTCTCCCGCTCGATTTGCTCATTTTCATTTTTTTGTACAAAGCCAAAGAAAAGCCATCCCCGCTCAACTGGACACTGGCCGGTCTTTGGCTCGGGCTTTCCGCTATAACGAGACCGAACATTTTGATTTTCGTCCCGGTCGTTTTGTTTTGGATTTGGTACTGCTTTCACAAAAGCGAAATGCTGAAACGGCAACTAAAATTCGCCGCTTTCTTTCTCATTGGGGTTTTCCTGCCGATTCTGCCGGTGGCTATCCACAATTACCGGGCGGAAAAACCGTTGGTCTTGATTGCTTCGCAGGGGGGAATCAACTTCTACATCGGCAACAATCCGGCGGCCAACGGCTATACCTCGATGATGCCCGGGCGGTTGCAGACCAACTGGGAGTTGGCGGATATCCGCGCAATGGCCAAAGCGGAGACCGGAAGGGATCTTTCCTCGGCCGAGCTGTCCGATTTCTGGTATGGAAAAGGGTTGGAGTTCTGGAAAAGCCAGCCCCTTGATGCCTTCAAACTCTTACTCAAAAAAACTTGTCTATTTTTTACCCGCTTCGAGATTTCCAACAATCAAGACATTTATCTTTTCTGGAAAAACT harbors:
- a CDS encoding C1 family peptidase, producing the protein MLYEMGRRYDEWQGENYEGTSLRGAMKGWHKHGVATEDLWPYRVKRGRKSVIDQEFTPERARDAARRPIGAYYRILDSDVSHVQAAITEADAVLASAWVHSGWQNENLLDAKGTFKQIRRQSGKQGLHAFAIVGYTPEGFIIQNSWGPSWGANGRALLSYDDWFENRQDAWVARLGPQTLDSKGEPRIFTVGFVGRAEESKAGTVVTGLGINPLLLPYLINTGDRGELSTGGRLITREEELPDMARKVMGSKELADGYRHIVLYAHGGLNSEATSLQTANRLWGFCNERSIVSYFFIWETGISESVLGWLRSDDDASGPTKFSFHDVWENIKKGTGTIIRDSQKYFGKKLAPIAREVFWDEMKGRAEGSASKNGGANLFVQNLLGVMKETPSAKFKLHLIGHSAGSIYLGWLYQNVLSGLLKQSPNVKLASVQFMAPALSIRRTQEAFYLDRRWAVSKKDFRIYMLNPKNEERDSIKIYPSSLLTYVADHLESPNKRVPLLGLRTDFEKHVDFAEPVAATFSTRHGEFDEPRYEVEQILNGIAEGGF
- a CDS encoding redoxin domain-containing protein, which gives rise to MSENLRISKKTIAFMLVGVLIAAFLGIVAGSYFFKVRSAEALKSDPVLRLRIGQYFPEFRFTGLVSGQPDLYQSLAGRKSVVIFLTTDCEDCVQAVSRWDSMYPSISHEYQVFGVSYETIDRMNAYRAGKGIKFPLYNDPNGKFTAEHHVEHFPTIVGINEKREIVFIGFSTRSEESVGNYLKLL
- a CDS encoding Ig-like domain-containing protein, with the translated sequence MKNFYRIFRKGIALVVLGYSTSFSTPDPRDSVIIESRSVKPGIGNPAVVVRVYITNKDSLTGVVVALVEKTLTGNAYMTLGYPRKDTVGGAVRRLTSTLQGMSIFATNKYNSVSPDSFTIAAFFETDNPASLEPPNLTRKAFFEFEFDTVNTDSGRIVLDTGKIALGKTGFVNNNDRDVPVNFVKGVITVDPISPLVTVTDPNGGESVPRPCPYTITWDASDNVGITTVEVWLDRTNGGVSYELQLANLTGNPGSYDWTPGGSANSSNAKIKVIVSDAAGNVSSDASDASFSIVTNCFVRPTAGFDINKDGIYSLVDIILYMNIVYTDTDESTINMSKEYIKTMLVAIFSSSP